The sequence below is a genomic window from Paenibacillus sp. DCT19.
CTGATGGTTTAACGGCCTGTTCAGGATCCTGCCGCTTGACAGAGCTGATGGCGATGCCTTCTTCTTCTTTTTTACTCGGAAAATAGATTCGGATATGATCGTTCACCTCAGGCATGCAGTACCAGCCGGTATTATTCTCAGAGGCGTAAATAGTAGAATACGGAAAATAGTAAGCCGTACTCTCATCCTGCTGCTCATCCATATCCAGCTTCGCTCGGACTTTATCCCCTTTGACCTGAAGCACTTTAGCCTGAATCGATGCGCCAATGATGGACGTATTATAGCGCTTCTTTTGCCGCAGTCCTTCAAAGGGAAATAATGAATAGGTATGCTCCAACAGGCTATCTTTAAAACGCGAGGTGACCTCGCCGACATTCCATCTTCGCCCTTTGAATTGAACTTCCGATCCCAAAGCAAACCATTGCCTGCTATCCGCCTCGTATACGATATAATCAAGGTCTTTTGCACCAGGCATCTTATTTTCCATTGCTGAACGGTAATCGGCAATTCGTTTGGTAGCGATATAATGTGTAGCCAAGAATTCTCCCTTATACTGACCTTCGGGCACGCCAAAGTAGAACTTGGGCTTCCCTGACGTCGAATCGGCAATCAGCCCCGTATAGAAATGGGAAGCCATCCGTTGAATGAATTGCCAGTCTGTCTCTTCATACTGCATTACAAAATCGCCAATTTTCTTTCCTTCCGTCACGTAATCAATCACATCCGAACCGTCATAGGGGATATGATTTTCCTGACCAGATTGGCATAGGTGAGGTTCGGATTTTGGAATGAACGTTTGTGTAGCTTCAGATCCAGCAGATGGGTATGGGATATCGCATCTACTAAAAGCGTATGTACACCGTTAACGACCTTCACTTTGACATGAAGCACAATACCGGAAAAAAACGTAGTTTCATTCCCTTCATCGTCCACCACCTTCACTGTGATATCTGTCTGAGATGTCGTGGCTTGTACATAACTGTCTTTTCGCACCTCCGGTATGACCGCTTCCAATTTTAATCTGGCATGTCCATTTAACGATCGGTGAACTTCAAGTGTTTGCAAACGAGTGATTTCGTACGGTGTTATCTTCACCTGACCGTACGTAATAGCGGAAATACTCACAACACGCCTCCTTGTATCCAACATTATTTTCATAATAATCCTAAATAACATGTATTTATATTAATCGGGATTTTATGGACAATATTGAATACGAAGAAAGTATCAAATTATGAGGTGTATTTGTGCAATATGAACGGTTTCATTTCCTATGAATTTGACCACATAGTGCCTCTTCGTTAATGAGGATATGTCAACTCTGAGATAGAATCGAAGTACAGAGGGAGGATGGAACGTAATCGTTCCAATTTGTATAAAGTCTCTAAAATATAAAGTCACAGGGTAATTAAATATACGGAACAAGACGCAAGCGGAAACCTGGATGGGATGGTATTGTAGCGGTCAATGGAGAATCGTTAACCAGTACAACGACGGCAATAGTCGAGGCTACATAACTTACTGTAACTCAATTCGTATTCAAACAAGCTAAATAGCCAGTCACCGGTTCATTGGCGACAACTGGCTGCTTAAAACTTGAAAGGTGTTTTGATCCCTATCTCACAAATAGGATCAGTCCCTAATCTTTAAAACTAAGTGTGTTTTAATCGATCAAGCCGTTAACCGTGATTACGTCCCGGGTTTGATCCGTTTAATAGCTTGACCCATTGACAAACACGAATTTGAGACACATCAACAGCTCACTCCATTTCTTCTGGGCTACGTGCGGATTCTTTTGCATGACCTTTTTCACTTCTCAGTTTAGAGAACACGGCGAGGTCAACGTATCTACCCTTCTCAAACTCATGCTCCCGCAACACGCCTTCCTGCTGGAAACCAAGCTTGCGCAACAGGTGAATCGACGCCTCATTCTTCGGTTCTACTCTTGCTTCGATCTTATTGAGCTGCATGCTGGTGAATCCAAATTGCATAACTGCTCCAGCTACCTCAGTCATGACACCTCGTCCCCAATAATCAGGGTGTAGATCGTATCCAATCTCAGCACGGTTATGTACTTCTTCCAAGTTGAGAAACCCACAGGTTCCAATGACTTTCCCAGATTCACAATCCTCAATCATCCAACGCAAACCTGACTTTTCTCTGAAAATCTTCGCATACCAGCTCATTTCACCGTTCGCATCATCCACCGACTCAAAAGGTGTAAACGGCATAAACTCAATGACAGCTTCATTCGAATATAATTCCAAAATATCATGGCTGTCTTTGACCTCTGCCGACCGGAGGTTGAATCGTTCTGTCCTTAGTTGAGGAAATTCATCAAAATCAAATCGATTACTCATAGGTCATCTCCTTTGTTTTAGAATATTTTACAACGCTTCTCTATAGATAAGAAAGCCTATCTTAGACAGACCCTCCGTGAAGCTATCCTCTCGCTATTCGAATAGAAACAGGTATCTGTGCGTCTCCATCAGCGATTGTGCATTCAATCATGTTGGCTGCATATGCATCCACTGTAAAAACAAAAACGTGTGTTGGCACCCGTCGCTACTTAACGACTAGGCACCAACACACGTCTTGGAACTACAATCATTTCACCGAAACATTCATTGTTTCGTCTACTTGACGCTCACCCACGGATACTTGGATGGCTCGTCAAACAATAGACGAATTCGGTCTGGCGAGCGTCCTTCTTCATCAAATAACAATAGCTCATTCTCTTCCTGTAACCAGGCGACAGGGATTTTGTAATCCTCCTGTGGACCAATCTGCCAGTAACGTCCAAGATCATGACCATTGAGATGAAGCGTGCCTTTGCTCATTCCAGTAAGTCTTACCTTCACATTCACATCATACTGGTCGGATACGGCTGGCATTTTAAAGTTCCAACGGTACCATGCAGGCTGACCTTCTCCCTGATTGGCAGTACGATTGCCAGTAGTAGCCGCATGTTCGCCCAGAAGACTAGATGGCACTCCTACCTCTTGTGTCTCCCACTGCTGCGGAAGCAATGCATCATTACCCGCCATACGCCAACCGCTCAATTCATCGGCACTACGATACAAGATCAGTTCAAGCCGCTCAAGCGGGGATTTGGAATAAGGCATTTCCAATGTATTGACTTCACCTTCACGCAGATAGCTGGAAAGGTCAACGGTAGCGAAGGAGAACCAATCATGGTAACCTTCCATCGGCACTTCGGTGCCGTTCACGCGAAGCCCTTTGCTTACAGCACCAACCAGAATCGCACGGTCATTGCCATCTAGCTCAAAACTTCTGCTCAGAAGTGGAGCTTCCGCTAGATTGTTCACTTCATTCAGTTGTATAGATGCATCTGCCGCCTGCCAGTCACGACGAATATCCTGTACCGAACCGCCCAGATATGCAGAACCAGCAAGCCCTTTGCTCTCTCCGAGATTCGGTGAGAAATTCAACCTACCCATTTGCTGCACGAGAATCTGCAGCGTATTATGACCTTTGGCTGCTTGAATGTTCACACCTGCGGCACCAACCTGACGCACTAATGCCTGTTCTACCTGATTCACATAGACTCTTGCGGTATCTTGAAGATCAGGAAGTACAATATGCGTCATTCCGCCATTCGGACTTTCGAAATCACACTCGTAGAGCAGATAACCGAAATCTTGCCCGTACTGTGAGAAGTGCTCGGGTTGCCCACTTGCTGGACGCTGATCAGCTGCCAGTTTCACACGTGCTACCTCTGGAGAACGTGACAATATTGGTGCCACTGGAGGTGTAAGTGCTGCAACGGATGAAGCTGACAACGGCTCACTTGTTTCTGTCCGAGCGATGAATTCACGCCCTGTCCACGTCTGCTCGCCATCCTGCCAATCGCCGAGTAACACTACAGTGCGATCCAGATCAGAGATCGACCCTTTCACCTGGCCATTCGGTAAGACTTGAACCTCATCAAAGCCAATCGCATAACGATGTTCATTCTGACTAACACCATCTAAGCGCCATGTACGGTTCATCGAGTCCCGATCGAGCACAATCAATCGAATGGACACATCGCCCGCCTGCAGACGAATGATTCCCGGTTCACGGAAGTGGAATAAGTCGAAGCGATATAGATCTCGTGCCGGATCCTTCTCCACAAGAACCTGCATGCTACTGCTAACGACTTCCAATGCAGGCGCTTCCAGATCCAATACAGATCGCTGTCCGGAATCTGCTGAGATGAACAAGTTCAGCTCTCCGTTAATCATCTCATTACCCGTGATCAAGGCTCCGCTCGTTACATAGACGTTATCCGCAAGGCGAACGCGATCCAGCACCGGAATGATCTGTCCAGGATTTACAGTGATCGGAAGTGTTCGACCATCTTCAAACGTTATGGTAGTTCCCTCACGTTCACCTTTGTGGCTTTCTACAAACCAGATATGCTGGTTATCCGCAGTGCGACCACGTACAGACAATCCTTCCGGGTGACGGATTTTAACCTGCTCTGTAGGAACCGCTTCCGATTCAAGAAGCAGTGGCCCGAATGCATCTACAAAATAAGATACCGTTTTCGTAACTGCATATTTCTCGGTTACACGCCCATATTCATTCAGCGGAGCATCGTAATCGTAGGAAGTGATCATAAAGATATCGCTGCTACCTATCGTTCTACCGCCATATCCACCGAAATTCGTACCACCAAAGAACATGTAGTGGCTAATGCCCGTATATCCGGTTTGGAGAATTTCCATGATTCGTCTCTCAAGTAAAGCCGGTGTCTTCTGGATTGCGGAAGGCCCACCCCAATTCTCAAACCATCCGGTCCAGAACTCGGTCACCATCTTCGGCGTATCTGGCTGCTTCGCTCTGAGCTTCGCATAGTGCCCATCTGCACCCGACCAGAAATTAGCGCCCTCAATAGTGCCTTCTGCTCCTCCGACACAAGTGATCAAAGGCACATCAATTCCACGCTGTAATAACCCATCGCGTAGATAGATCATATGCTCGCTTGCCGCTTCGTCATCCTTGATATATTCATACTCGTTCTCGACTTGCACCAGAATGACAGTGCCGCCAGAGGAAATCTGACGCTTACGGATAATCGGTACGAGTTGGTCAAAATATAGATCCACATAATGGAGATACGTTTCATTATTTTCACGGAACTTAATGTCAGGCTTCGTTCCGAGCCAATAAGGGAAGCCGCCGAAATCCCATTCAGCACAGATAAACGGCCCCGGACGAGCGATAACCCACATTCCGAGCTCTGCACACAGATCAAGGAATTCTCCGCAATCGTTGTCTCCTTCGAAGTTCCACTGCCCTTCCTCAGGCTCATGGACATTCCAAGCAAAATACGTATCAATGCAGTTCATGCCAGCAAGCTTGGCTTTCACTAGCAACTGTCTCCACTCTTCCTTTGGCATCCGGAAGTAATGAATTGTAGCACTATTCAGAAATACGCGCTCTCCATTTAGCATGAAGCTACGCTGGTCATACGTCAGCTCCAATGGAAGCTGGTCTGATGTGGAGCCAATAATTTGGGAATCGACATTGTTCTCGCCTGCTTGATCTTGAACCAACAGGGATGGTTTCTCTCTCATCGATGTGTTCCCCTCCTTCTATCTAATTCAGTTCAACCTTGTATAACATACCATTATTGAGATTGAAGTGTAACCCCTTCCAATACAACGGTTGTAATCGAATTTTCTGCCGTATTGACCTCTATTCCATTTGAATAAACTTTAATGTCCTCCAACTGCTTCATATCTGAGTCCGGTGAGGTTTGATAG
It includes:
- a CDS encoding GNAT family N-acetyltransferase — protein: MSNRFDFDEFPQLRTERFNLRSAEVKDSHDILELYSNEAVIEFMPFTPFESVDDANGEMSWYAKIFREKSGLRWMIEDCESGKVIGTCGFLNLEEVHNRAEIGYDLHPDYWGRGVMTEVAGAVMQFGFTSMQLNKIEARVEPKNEASIHLLRKLGFQQEGVLREHEFEKGRYVDLAVFSKLRSEKGHAKESARSPEEME
- a CDS encoding beta-galactosidase translates to MREKPSLLVQDQAGENNVDSQIIGSTSDQLPLELTYDQRSFMLNGERVFLNSATIHYFRMPKEEWRQLLVKAKLAGMNCIDTYFAWNVHEPEEGQWNFEGDNDCGEFLDLCAELGMWVIARPGPFICAEWDFGGFPYWLGTKPDIKFRENNETYLHYVDLYFDQLVPIIRKRQISSGGTVILVQVENEYEYIKDDEAASEHMIYLRDGLLQRGIDVPLITCVGGAEGTIEGANFWSGADGHYAKLRAKQPDTPKMVTEFWTGWFENWGGPSAIQKTPALLERRIMEILQTGYTGISHYMFFGGTNFGGYGGRTIGSSDIFMITSYDYDAPLNEYGRVTEKYAVTKTVSYFVDAFGPLLLESEAVPTEQVKIRHPEGLSVRGRTADNQHIWFVESHKGEREGTTITFEDGRTLPITVNPGQIIPVLDRVRLADNVYVTSGALITGNEMINGELNLFISADSGQRSVLDLEAPALEVVSSSMQVLVEKDPARDLYRFDLFHFREPGIIRLQAGDVSIRLIVLDRDSMNRTWRLDGVSQNEHRYAIGFDEVQVLPNGQVKGSISDLDRTVVLLGDWQDGEQTWTGREFIARTETSEPLSASSVAALTPPVAPILSRSPEVARVKLAADQRPASGQPEHFSQYGQDFGYLLYECDFESPNGGMTHIVLPDLQDTARVYVNQVEQALVRQVGAAGVNIQAAKGHNTLQILVQQMGRLNFSPNLGESKGLAGSAYLGGSVQDIRRDWQAADASIQLNEVNNLAEAPLLSRSFELDGNDRAILVGAVSKGLRVNGTEVPMEGYHDWFSFATVDLSSYLREGEVNTLEMPYSKSPLERLELILYRSADELSGWRMAGNDALLPQQWETQEVGVPSSLLGEHAATTGNRTANQGEGQPAWYRWNFKMPAVSDQYDVNVKVRLTGMSKGTLHLNGHDLGRYWQIGPQEDYKIPVAWLQEENELLLFDEEGRSPDRIRLLFDEPSKYPWVSVK